A single window of Aegilops tauschii subsp. strangulata cultivar AL8/78 unplaced genomic scaffold, Aet v6.0 ptg001158l_obj, whole genome shotgun sequence DNA harbors:
- the LOC141037979 gene encoding LOW QUALITY PROTEIN: NAD(P)H-quinone oxidoreductase chain 4, chloroplastic (The sequence of the model RefSeq protein was modified relative to this genomic sequence to represent the inferred CDS: inserted 1 base in 1 codon) gives MSYFPWLTILVVLPIFAGSLIFFLPHXGNKVVRWYTISICLLEFLLMTYAFCYHFQLEDPLIQLKEDYKWIDVFDFHWRLGIDGLSLGSILIDRIYHYFSYFSSLANYTEFAIILFPDARNV, from the exons ATGAGTTATTTTCCTTGGTTAACAATACTTGTTGTTTTGCCGATATTTGCAGGTTCATTAATTTTCTTTTTACCTC AAGGAAACAAAGTCGTTAGGTGGTATACTATATCTATTTGTTTATTAGAATTCCTTCTAATGACTTATGCGTTCTGTTATCATTTCCAACTGGAGGATCCCTTAATCCAATTAAAGGAGGATTATAAATGGATAGATGTCTTCGATTTCCACTGGAGATTGGGAATCGATGGACTTTCATTAGGATCTATTTTAATTGACAGGATTTATCACTACTTTAGCTACTTTAGCAGCTTGGCCAATTACACGGAATTCGCGATTATTCTATTTCCTGATGCTCGCAATGTATAG